In the genome of Coraliomargarita algicola, one region contains:
- a CDS encoding transposase, which yields MKRIRRTKVEGAAATYHCMTRVVNGERLFKDREKEVLRKMIWQLADFCGVEVLTYCIMSNHFHVLLRVPEEQNVDDAELLRRYQVLYPKPTPYQSDSIKVLRAELAANSEDAQETRRKLLARMGDISEYMKAVKQRFSVWYNRNHNRYGTLWADRFKSVLVEGKGNPLQTMAAYIDLNPVRAGLVEDPKDYRFCGYAEAVSGVSAAIEGLRRIWGDHDTNPLRAHRLLLFGQGSAASSKGGATIAREEALRVLEQEDGLLPKAAILRCRVRYFTDGAILGSAEFVRSYAAAWQMERQRRHPPKMNRLKGAEWGDLAVIRGLRKAVFS from the coding sequence ATGAAACGAATACGTCGAACTAAAGTTGAGGGGGCTGCGGCGACTTACCATTGTATGACGCGTGTGGTGAACGGTGAGCGGCTCTTTAAGGATCGTGAGAAGGAGGTGCTGCGTAAGATGATTTGGCAGTTGGCTGACTTCTGCGGGGTGGAGGTGCTGACTTATTGCATCATGTCGAATCATTTCCATGTGCTGCTGCGGGTGCCTGAGGAACAAAATGTGGATGATGCGGAGTTGCTGCGTCGTTATCAGGTGCTGTATCCTAAACCGACTCCGTATCAGTCGGACTCGATTAAGGTGCTGCGCGCTGAGTTGGCTGCGAATTCGGAGGACGCTCAGGAGACGCGGCGTAAGTTACTGGCCCGGATGGGGGATATTTCTGAATATATGAAGGCGGTGAAGCAGCGCTTTTCTGTGTGGTATAACCGTAACCATAATCGTTATGGCACGCTGTGGGCGGACCGTTTTAAATCGGTGCTGGTCGAGGGGAAAGGGAATCCTTTGCAAACGATGGCTGCCTATATTGACTTGAATCCAGTGCGGGCTGGTCTGGTGGAGGATCCGAAGGATTATCGCTTCTGTGGCTATGCGGAGGCGGTCTCAGGCGTGTCCGCTGCGATCGAGGGCTTGCGCCGTATCTGGGGCGATCATGATACGAACCCGCTGCGGGCGCATCGTCTTCTACTCTTTGGTCAGGGCAGTGCGGCGAGTTCGAAGGGGGGTGCTACCATTGCACGTGAGGAGGCTCTGCGTGTTTTGGAGCAGGAGGATGGCTTATTGCCGAAAGCGGCGATTTTGCGCTGTCGGGTGCGCTATTTTACGGATGGTGCGATCTTGGGCTCTGCGGAATTTGTGAGGAGTTACGCTGCGGCTTGGCAAATGGAGCGCCAGCGCCGACATCCTCCGAAGATGAATCGACTGAAGGGGGCCGAATGGGGCGACCTGGCTGTGATTCGGGGGCTGCGTAAGGCGGTGTTTAGCTAG
- the hemN gene encoding oxygen-independent coproporphyrinogen III oxidase — protein MQITSQDLRLIEKYNRPGPRYTSYPPANHFREYEDYTPLMAGVEDGDAPLSLYFHLPFCETLCWFCGCHQITTLDRNRGSDYLDLLERELEIFAQHLPAGREAVQMHFGGGTPNFFTSAQIDRLASMIDRHFTFSHDAEKSVELDPRRLNREHVEAFARMGLTRASFGVQDSNPEVQKVIHRLQPQAMNVEAMQMLRDNGFNSVNLDLIYGLPLQTCDSFSATLDEVLELKPDRFAIFNYAHVPWMRPAQKLLEKAGLPDAETKMQLLKLCIERLTAEGYVYIGMDHFALPDDELVQAQREQSLQRNFQGYSTRAGVEICGFGISSISQGSIGFHQNMKDLESYRACLSQGKLPITKGYELTDEDRMRADVIMRLMCDLSLDFGAMSEKWNVNFESHFAEALKQLAEPAEDGLLVWTDRGFAVTERGRLFIRNLAMCFDAYLDPAVAGRYSKTV, from the coding sequence ATGCAAATTACATCTCAAGACCTGCGACTGATCGAAAAGTATAACCGCCCGGGGCCTCGCTATACGAGCTACCCGCCTGCGAATCACTTTCGAGAATACGAGGACTACACGCCTTTGATGGCTGGCGTGGAAGATGGCGATGCACCGCTTTCACTGTATTTCCACCTGCCCTTCTGTGAGACGCTGTGCTGGTTTTGTGGCTGTCACCAGATTACGACTCTGGATCGTAATCGGGGAAGTGATTACCTGGACTTGCTGGAAAGGGAACTTGAAATCTTTGCTCAACATCTGCCCGCGGGACGCGAGGCGGTGCAAATGCACTTCGGGGGCGGCACGCCTAACTTCTTCACCTCGGCCCAAATTGACCGTTTGGCGAGCATGATCGACCGACACTTTACTTTTTCCCATGATGCGGAAAAATCAGTTGAGCTGGACCCGCGTCGACTGAATCGGGAACACGTGGAGGCATTTGCTCGCATGGGGCTGACCCGCGCCTCTTTTGGCGTGCAGGACTCCAACCCTGAAGTGCAAAAGGTGATCCACCGACTACAACCGCAGGCGATGAATGTGGAAGCGATGCAAATGTTGCGCGACAATGGTTTTAACTCGGTCAATCTGGACCTGATCTACGGTCTGCCACTTCAGACCTGCGACAGTTTCTCGGCAACCCTGGATGAAGTGCTGGAACTGAAGCCTGACCGATTCGCGATTTTTAACTACGCACATGTGCCATGGATGCGACCTGCCCAAAAGCTACTGGAGAAAGCTGGTCTGCCGGATGCGGAAACTAAAATGCAGCTGCTGAAACTTTGCATCGAACGCCTGACTGCCGAAGGCTATGTCTATATAGGTATGGACCACTTTGCTCTGCCCGACGATGAATTGGTGCAAGCGCAACGTGAGCAGTCACTGCAACGCAACTTCCAGGGCTATAGCACCCGTGCGGGTGTCGAAATTTGTGGCTTTGGTATTTCTAGTATTTCACAAGGCTCGATCGGCTTTCACCAAAACATGAAAGATCTTGAAAGCTACCGGGCGTGCCTATCACAAGGCAAGCTACCGATCACCAAGGGCTATGAGTTGACGGACGAAGACCGCATGCGGGCGGACGTGATCATGCGACTGATGTGCGACCTTTCGCTCGATTTTGGCGCCATGTCTGAAAAATGGAATGTCAACTTCGAGTCACACTTTGCCGAGGCTTTAAAGCAACTGGCTGAGCCAGCAGAGGATGGGCTGCTGGTCTGGACGGATCGCGGATTTGCTGTCACCGAGCGTGGCCGCCTTTTTATTCGAAATCTTGCCATGTGCTTTGACGCTTACCTAGACCCTGCGGTCGCAGGCCGCTATTCTAAAACGGTTTAA
- the ectA gene encoding diaminobutyrate acetyltransferase, which yields MDGSSINRLVSQSPPLDTNSTYCNLLQCIHFSDTSIIAKKLGEPVGFVSGYMIPRKACTLFIWQVVVSAEARGQGLALRMLRELLQRGHSEEVRFLETTITKENEASWALFRKLAKELSAKLEVSVAFDKETHFFGEHETEHLVRIGPFN from the coding sequence CTGGACGGCTCATCAATCAATCGATTGGTTTCGCAGAGCCCGCCCCTGGACACGAACTCCACTTATTGCAACCTTTTGCAATGTATTCACTTTTCGGATACATCTATAATTGCAAAAAAGTTGGGTGAACCCGTGGGCTTTGTTTCTGGCTACATGATTCCACGCAAAGCCTGCACTCTGTTCATCTGGCAGGTCGTAGTCAGCGCGGAAGCACGTGGGCAAGGCTTAGCCTTGCGAATGCTGCGTGAGCTATTGCAACGCGGACACAGCGAGGAGGTGCGTTTCCTGGAGACAACAATCACCAAAGAGAACGAAGCTTCGTGGGCACTCTTTCGCAAATTGGCGAAAGAGCTGAGTGCAAAGCTGGAGGTATCTGTAGCCTTCGACAAAGAGACTCACTTTTTCGGTGAGCACGAGACCGAGCATTTAGTGCGCATTGGTCCGTTCAATTAA
- the ectB gene encoding diaminobutyrate--2-oxoglutarate transaminase, translating to MKIFEELESEVRSYARNFPRLFKRAAGEFIYDEDGNEYIDFLAGAGALNYGHNHPVFRKKLIEYIESEGITHSLDLHTDAKKEFLEAFKQHILEPRKLDYTLMFTGPTGTNAVEAALKIARKITGRSHVVSFTNGWHGQTLGALSATANSHHRNGAGIALTGGHRIPYDGYLGDEVDTTEYLDKVLTDSSSGVDLPAAAIVETVQGEGGVNYCSMQWLQSLAKVCKRHGVLLIVDDIQAGNGRTGDFFSFEFAGIEPDIVTLSKSLSGYGLPFAMLMFKPEYDKWTPGEHNGTFRGNNHAFVTAKSALDTYWADGEFAREIKEKGNYIAGRLDKIVEKYGDGNFTAKGRGMFQGINCVSSEIASQISRAAYKRGLIIETSGTDDQIIKLLCPLTISQESLAKGIDIIEESIQEVCAAHGEIPDDPCYFDDVVVESKEESQHIIA from the coding sequence ATGAAAATATTCGAAGAACTCGAATCCGAGGTGCGTAGCTATGCACGTAACTTCCCGCGTCTGTTTAAACGGGCGGCGGGTGAATTCATATACGATGAAGACGGGAATGAATACATTGATTTCCTAGCCGGAGCGGGTGCGCTCAATTATGGACACAACCACCCAGTCTTTCGCAAGAAATTGATTGAGTACATTGAGTCCGAGGGCATCACTCACAGTCTGGATCTGCACACTGATGCCAAAAAAGAATTTTTAGAGGCATTTAAGCAGCATATTTTAGAGCCACGCAAACTGGACTATACATTAATGTTTACTGGCCCGACAGGAACCAATGCAGTGGAGGCCGCGCTCAAAATTGCGCGTAAAATCACAGGTCGCTCACATGTAGTTTCTTTCACCAACGGGTGGCATGGGCAAACTTTAGGCGCGCTTTCGGCCACTGCAAATTCGCATCACCGCAATGGTGCGGGCATTGCTCTGACGGGGGGCCACCGCATTCCTTACGACGGTTATTTAGGCGACGAAGTCGACACCACTGAATATTTGGACAAAGTGCTGACAGACAGTAGCAGCGGAGTAGATTTACCCGCGGCGGCTATCGTAGAAACGGTGCAAGGCGAAGGCGGCGTAAACTATTGCAGCATGCAATGGCTACAAAGTCTGGCCAAGGTTTGCAAGCGCCATGGCGTGCTCTTGATCGTGGATGACATTCAAGCGGGCAACGGGCGCACTGGTGACTTCTTTAGTTTTGAGTTTGCAGGCATTGAGCCAGACATCGTGACGCTCTCGAAATCGTTGAGCGGCTATGGACTACCTTTTGCTATGTTAATGTTTAAGCCGGAGTATGACAAATGGACTCCAGGTGAACACAACGGCACCTTCCGCGGGAACAATCATGCATTTGTAACTGCAAAGTCAGCACTCGACACCTATTGGGCCGACGGCGAGTTCGCGCGTGAGATTAAGGAAAAGGGAAATTATATCGCCGGACGCCTCGACAAGATCGTCGAGAAGTATGGCGATGGCAATTTCACGGCCAAGGGTCGTGGCATGTTTCAGGGCATCAATTGTGTCAGCAGTGAGATTGCAAGCCAGATCTCACGAGCAGCCTACAAGCGCGGTCTGATCATTGAAACCAGCGGCACCGACGATCAAATTATAAAGCTACTTTGCCCGTTGACCATCTCACAGGAATCACTGGCGAAGGGCATCGATATTATCGAAGAATCGATTCAGGAAGTCTGCGCCGCCCATGGTGAAATCCCTGACGATCCGTGTTACTTCGACGACGTAGTCGTCGAATCGAAAGAAGAATCGCAGCATATCATCGCATAA
- a CDS encoding ectoine synthase, which produces MIVRNLKQAADEGRKIVSPDGNWDSTRMLLQDDGMGFSFHITTIYAGADFDMHYQNHLESVYCISGEGEVQSREDGQVHAIAPGTLYVLDKHDRHTLRAKSEMKMACVFNPPLHGTEVHNAEGAYELEAAPIQQG; this is translated from the coding sequence ATGATCGTACGTAATTTAAAGCAAGCAGCCGACGAGGGGCGTAAGATCGTCTCTCCCGACGGGAACTGGGATAGCACACGCATGTTGTTGCAAGACGACGGCATGGGCTTCTCCTTTCACATCACCACGATTTATGCAGGTGCCGATTTTGACATGCACTATCAGAATCATCTGGAATCAGTCTATTGCATATCCGGAGAAGGAGAAGTGCAATCACGTGAAGACGGGCAGGTTCATGCGATCGCTCCCGGCACACTCTATGTCTTAGACAAACACGATCGGCACACGCTACGAGCCAAATCAGAGATGAAGATGGCCTGTGTGTTTAATCCGCCGCTGCATGGCACCGAGGTGCACAATGCAGAGGGAGCTTACGAATTAGAGGCCGCTCCAATTCAGCAGGGCTGA
- a CDS encoding sodium/proline symporter translates to MILSFLLFLAAFVVIGVSSVRHSRGTKKDYYLASSSVAPSLVGLSAVATNNSGYMFIGVIGYTYATGLAAIWLMIGWIAGDYIASTFIHARLRRATAHTKEVSFAGVLSRWGGREDVSLQRICAIISLVFLLAYASAQLVAGSKALHVLFGWPTYAGAVIGAILVIVYCRAGGIRASIWTDAAQSVVMICAMTMMLVVGIHSFGGIGGAITKMEAIDGYLNWFPQDLALPGLAGGLLFAISWAFAGFSVIGQPHVMVRFMTLDNPGQMRRARAWYYLWFLAFYLMATGVGMLSRIYILDPGNFDAELALPTMAQQMLPPFAAGIVLAGIFAATMSTADSLILSCSSALTHDLLPGKIEKTKILKLGTALITLAALAWALLNKQSVFNLVIMAWSGLASAFAPLLIYLCLGAQPSRQGSVIAIFGGLGTALLWRFLGWHATIYEGMPGILIGLLILVIDGRLSAAARNESLTEKETYT, encoded by the coding sequence ATGATCCTCAGTTTTCTGCTATTCCTCGCGGCATTCGTAGTGATTGGCGTTAGTTCTGTGCGGCACAGTCGCGGCACCAAGAAGGACTACTATCTGGCAAGCTCATCAGTGGCTCCGTCCTTGGTCGGCCTGTCCGCCGTGGCGACGAACAATAGCGGCTACATGTTCATTGGCGTGATTGGCTACACCTACGCAACCGGCTTGGCGGCGATCTGGCTAATGATCGGATGGATCGCAGGCGACTACATCGCCTCGACCTTCATCCATGCCCGTCTACGGCGAGCAACCGCCCACACCAAGGAGGTCAGCTTTGCAGGCGTGCTGAGCCGCTGGGGTGGCCGCGAAGATGTGAGCTTGCAGCGCATCTGCGCCATCATCTCGCTCGTATTTCTACTCGCTTACGCCAGCGCGCAACTTGTCGCTGGCAGCAAGGCCTTGCACGTGCTCTTTGGCTGGCCTACCTATGCCGGGGCAGTGATTGGCGCCATCCTAGTCATCGTGTACTGCCGAGCAGGCGGTATACGCGCCTCAATCTGGACAGATGCCGCACAGTCTGTGGTGATGATCTGTGCGATGACGATGATGCTAGTCGTCGGCATTCACAGCTTCGGCGGCATCGGGGGCGCGATCACAAAGATGGAAGCGATCGATGGCTATTTAAATTGGTTCCCACAAGATCTCGCCCTCCCCGGACTGGCGGGCGGGCTGCTATTCGCCATAAGTTGGGCTTTTGCGGGCTTTTCTGTAATAGGGCAACCGCATGTGATGGTGCGCTTTATGACACTGGACAACCCTGGCCAAATGCGTCGTGCACGGGCCTGGTATTACCTCTGGTTTCTCGCCTTCTATCTAATGGCAACGGGCGTAGGCATGCTTTCGCGCATTTACATTCTCGATCCCGGCAATTTCGATGCAGAGCTCGCCTTGCCCACCATGGCGCAGCAGATGCTTCCCCCCTTTGCCGCGGGGATTGTGCTGGCGGGGATCTTCGCTGCGACCATGTCCACGGCCGACTCGTTGATCTTAAGCTGCTCTTCCGCGCTGACGCACGACTTACTGCCTGGGAAAATCGAGAAAACCAAAATCCTCAAGCTCGGAACCGCCTTGATTACCTTAGCCGCACTGGCCTGGGCCTTGCTCAACAAACAAAGCGTTTTTAACTTAGTCATCATGGCTTGGTCCGGACTCGCAAGTGCTTTTGCACCGCTACTGATCTATCTCTGTCTCGGCGCACAGCCCAGCCGACAAGGATCCGTAATCGCGATTTTCGGAGGGCTCGGAACGGCACTGCTTTGGCGATTCTTGGGATGGCATGCCACCATCTACGAAGGCATGCCCGGGATCTTAATTGGCTTACTCATTCTAGTGATTGATGGGCGACTCTCAGCAGCAGCTCGCAACGAATCATTAACAGAAAAAGAAACATACACATGA
- a CDS encoding aspartate kinase — protein sequence MTQHTVEKIGGTSMSQYASVRDNIILQGRPKVDAFNRIFVVSAYSGITNRLLEHKKNGQPGIYGLFAKSMQSEGWKAAITDLRNEIKRINAELFAHSDSLHEANQFIEQRIDDAESCLDGLLQLCGHGHFELGSHLETVREMLASLGEAHSAWNTARLLNEDGIAARFIDLTGWQTQRHITLDERIQEAFADLDLSEAFPIVTGYAHSQRGLMKSFDRGYSEMTFSRLAVLTQAREAIIHKEFHLSSADPGIVGEQNAEPIGRTNYDVADQLANLGMEAIHPRAAKGLRKNDIALVVKNTFEPQHPGTLITTGFTRERAQVEIITGCTDIYAFTLFDQDIAGNFHEYDQDIVETIQQCKAHIVSKGVNANTITHYINANLQTIKRIRARLLKRYPDAEIDQQRVAFVSAIGSNMTIPGIMARATGALSAHNINILATGQSMRQVDINFIVKESDYEATIRSLHRVLVEEDVPRGSIANAA from the coding sequence ATGACACAGCACACAGTCGAAAAGATCGGGGGGACTTCTATGAGTCAATATGCCTCGGTGCGTGATAACATCATTCTGCAAGGTCGCCCGAAGGTCGACGCGTTCAATCGAATCTTTGTGGTATCCGCATACAGCGGCATCACCAATCGCTTGCTCGAGCACAAAAAGAACGGGCAGCCCGGCATTTATGGGCTCTTTGCTAAAAGCATGCAAAGCGAGGGCTGGAAGGCAGCGATCACAGACTTAAGAAACGAAATAAAGCGCATAAATGCCGAGTTGTTTGCGCATTCAGATTCCTTACACGAAGCGAATCAATTCATCGAGCAACGCATCGACGATGCCGAAAGCTGCTTGGACGGGCTGTTGCAACTATGTGGGCACGGACACTTCGAGCTCGGCTCGCACCTTGAAACCGTAAGGGAAATGCTGGCGAGTTTAGGTGAAGCACACAGCGCATGGAACACCGCACGCTTGCTAAACGAAGATGGGATCGCCGCGCGCTTCATTGATTTAACCGGCTGGCAAACACAGCGCCATATCACACTGGATGAACGCATACAAGAGGCCTTCGCTGATTTGGATTTGAGTGAAGCGTTCCCCATCGTGACCGGCTACGCGCATAGTCAGCGTGGTTTAATGAAATCATTTGATCGCGGCTACAGCGAGATGACTTTCAGTCGACTAGCAGTGCTCACACAAGCGCGCGAAGCGATCATTCACAAAGAATTTCATTTGAGCAGTGCCGACCCCGGCATCGTCGGCGAGCAAAACGCAGAGCCAATCGGGCGCACCAATTACGATGTCGCCGACCAATTGGCCAACCTCGGCATGGAAGCGATCCATCCACGTGCGGCGAAGGGCTTACGCAAAAACGACATCGCGCTAGTGGTAAAAAACACATTTGAGCCACAGCACCCCGGCACACTCATCACCACCGGCTTCACGCGCGAGCGGGCACAGGTCGAAATCATCACCGGGTGCACCGACATCTATGCCTTTACCCTATTTGATCAAGACATCGCGGGCAACTTCCATGAGTATGATCAAGACATCGTAGAAACGATTCAGCAGTGCAAAGCACATATCGTATCCAAGGGCGTGAATGCCAACACCATCACTCACTACATCAATGCCAACCTGCAAACAATTAAGCGCATTCGCGCACGACTGCTCAAGCGTTACCCCGATGCTGAGATCGATCAACAGCGCGTCGCCTTTGTTTCCGCAATCGGCAGCAATATGACAATTCCCGGCATCATGGCGCGCGCCACTGGCGCACTCTCGGCGCATAACATCAATATTCTAGCCACTGGCCAATCGATGCGACAGGTAGACATCAATTTTATCGTGAAAGAGTCCGATTATGAGGCAACCATACGCAGTTTGCACCGCGTCTTAGTCGAAGAAGACGTACCGCGCGGCTCCATCGCCAATGCGGCTTAA